In the Candidatus Caldatribacterium sp. genome, GAAGTGGGGAGGTTCAAAGGACCGTGTGCGTGGTACAATGATTACGGGGTTTGCCATGAAAAAGGGTGCGCATAGACGGAGGAAACCTCAAAAAAAGAACTGACGCGAATCATAGGGGAACTCGTGCAGCAGTACCACCCTGAGAGAATCATTCTCTTCGGTTCTCTGTCAAGAGGCGAGGAAACCGAAGAAAGCGATATTGATCTACTCATCATTAAAAGGACAGGGGAAAGGAGAGTAAACCGAAGGGCGGAGGCCCTGAGGGGGATTCCTCGCCGTGTTCCCCTTGACGTCATTGTGCC is a window encoding:
- a CDS encoding nucleotidyltransferase domain-containing protein is translated as MTRIIGELVQQYHPERIILFGSLSRGEETEESDIDLLIIKRTGERRVNRRAEALRGIPRRVPLDVIVP